The genomic stretch TGGTAGGCCGCGCGACCAAACGCAGCGGCTCACTGGGGCGCGCGGCAATTGCGTCACCGCCAGCACTTTCAGTGGCTTCGCCCAAGATCCGCGCGCCCTCAGGCAGCGCAATGACGACACCCGCCCTCAGCAGATCACAATTCTCGAGCGTGCCGTGATTGATGCGGCACAAATCATCCCAACTGACAGGCACACCCGCGATCTGGCGGGCGATTGAGGCAAGGGTGTCGCCCTGCCGGACGACGTATGTTTCCTGCGCAGCAGCGCCACTGGCCATGAGTGCAAAACCAGTGGCTGTAATGAAAAACGAGCGTGTGGCAGTCTTTACCGTGTCAAATTCCCGATAAATCACAACACTGCCCCGCCTGAGCCCCGTCCTTTGAAATCAATCACCCGACAGAGCGGAAAATCCCCGGCACGCCCGCCCGGCCCCTGGATGGTGGCGCCGCACAACGGCTACCGCACGGCGCCTCGCTTGAGGCTACCCTGGGTCACGCATTGCCGGAGACCAAACGGCCGTCCCTACCTCTTCATGCGTTAACCAATAAGTGTCAAGTTGAAACCAACTATGCTGCGGCAATGCAGCACAGCTGGACCTGCCCCGCGCAACGGCTGTCTTGCGCAACCCGTGTGGAACTTTCTCGCAACGCACTGACGGAGGTTGCAGCGAGAGCCCGTATTTGTTGTCATTTTGACAGAAGCAGAGACGTTTTTGTGAGTGTTTTGATCAGCCGCCGTCGCAAGCATGGCGCAGTTGGCTGTTGCGCCTGTGATGACACCCCCCCTCGCCTTGCCGCATCAGGGCGCTGTCGCTTGCCTGAACGGGACCGCAGGCGCCATCGCCAGACTGCGGCACTCTGCACCTGATTGGTTTCGTTTTAAAACTTGCGGATTGCACAAAGTGTTTCAATCAGATAGTATCAAAACAATACTTTTTTGATTCACATTCAAGCGCATCCCGGAGGCCTTATGATCAAGCAACTCACTATGGCGACAGCCCTCGTCACAATCCTTGCAAGCGCAGGCTTTGCCCAGACGGCGGTCGAGTCGGCACAGTTCGAGGCCGCCATTGCATCCGCCGAGGCCGCATGTGCCAGCGGCGGCAGCAATTGCGCTGCCCTGATGGAAGTGGCCATCACCGCAATTGCCGCAGCGCCCGTCCCCGCCGCAACGCGGATCCAGCTCGTTGCCAGCGCCGCTGCACGTGTCACACAATCGCTGCCCGCCAGTATGGCGTCAAATGTCGTAGCAGAGATCACAGCCGCCGCTGGACGGCAGGCAACTGACGCCGCCAACAGCATCGTTGCAAGCGCGCCGCCAGCCGAGCGCACAGCCGCCCTCGCCGCTGTACCTGCCGCGGTCGCACAGGTCTCGACAGCCGCGACAAACAAGGCGGCAGAGCGGCCCGAGGTTGCAGCGCAAATCGCCTCTGGCGTGATCGAGCAGATCGCACGTGCACCGATGACTTCGGCAGCGCGGATTGAAGCCGTGTCGCGTGCCGCAGCGCAGGTAACTGATGGTCTGCCGACAACCGCCTCATCCGCGATTGTCGCGGCGTCAGTCTCGGTCGTGCTTGAGGCGGCCGCCACAACAACGCGCACGATTGCGGCCGCCGCGCCAGCGAATGAAGCCGCCGCAGTGCAGGCGGCCGTGACAGCCGGGAGCACTGCCATAGCATCTGCGGCCGCGGGCCAAGCCGCGCGGCGTCCCGATATCGCTGGCACCATTGCGAGCGTGGTCGAGGCGACACGGACCGCACCTGGCACCACCACAAATGTGCCAGAAATCGTATCTGTGCAGGTCCCTGAAGCAAGCCCGACCTGACCTGTGAAGCGTCGCGCAGCCCTGCGCTTCAGCGCGGCTCGTGATAGCACAAATACGCAAAGGGTCCGTTACGCACGGGCCCTTTTTGCATGCGATTGTGTCGGTCGTCTGTGAAACAACGCGCCAGTGCAGTGGGTCGCGCATGGCTCAATCACTGCGCCGCCAGGATGTGACGGGGCAGTGAGCATACCATGAGGTATCGCTGACCTACTGCGCATTATCTGGCTGCATCATGCAAAAGCAGCGCGTGACCCCGTCTTGCGTGGCCTTATCTGACACAAGACATCAGAGCGGCAAACGCGCATCATCCCAGCTATTTTCAGCAAAGCTCGCGTGAAGGGGGACGTTAACGCAGCGCGTTCGCTGTCAAACGATCAAAAATCCGAAATGACCCCATCAAAAAGACCAAAACAAGAAATAAACCGCTGATATCCCCGATGACATAGGCCGAAAAGATCATCGGGCTCGGTGCCGAGAATTGCAGCAAAGAAAGCCCTGCAGCATTGCCAATCGATCCAAGGACACCTGCAACCATGATTTGCTGCCAGGAGAACCGCGCCGATGACACCCATAGTCTTTCAAAGAAATGCCGCGCCATTGCAACACCAATAAAGCAGCTAAGCAACGATATCGCCGTTCCTGCAATGTGATATCCGTTTAGTCCAGAACCAAACACCATGAGCATCCACATCAAAAACGCCCCTGGCAAAAGGTAGATGAGCCCCATCCAGCCACAAAAGTAGAAAGTCAGGATCCGCACACCATGTGGCAAGAATACCAAGCTGACCACCGCTGGCAGCTCTGGAAACACTGCTTTCTGCACAGGTGATATCAATAGATTCATCACAATGAATGACCCTATGTAAGCTGTGGTGACAACGACCATTGCTTGCATAGAAAACCGCATTAGAAATCCCCATTACTCATGTGGAAAATTTGTGAAATGACTTTTTATCACCGTTTTATTTAATATCACCACAATATCAGATAGAAGGCATCAAAAATCTATATGAGTCTTTCAGTCTTTTTTTATGCGCAGTCTGCGCCCTTACGTCCGGCTGCTGTATCCGGAATAATAGCCGCCATAATAATAGGCTTTCTTGCCTCTTCTCTCCATTGAAAGAACGGGCAGGACATGGACGCCCTGATGCATGTCGCCACGAATGCGTTCTGCCGCACGCCTGACATCGCGCTGATTGGTTGCGGCATAGCGCACCATCATCACAACCAAATCGGCATAGGGTGTGAGGTAAAGCGTGTCGACCACGGGTAGAACGGGCGCCGTATCGATGACAATCGCATCGAATTCTTTTCTCAGCTTATAAAGAAACTGCACGGTGCGGGTCGAGGAAACCAGCGTATCTGTCGGCAAGTCAGACCGCCCGCCTCCGACCAGAATATCAAGACCTGTCTCCGGCTCGTGGAAATGACATCGCGCCAGATCGGCATCTGTCGCGCGCCCCGATAGCGCATCAAGAAGCGCAGTCGACGCAGGCGCGCCAATCCGGTGCGCGATGGACGGCTTGCGCAGGTCAAAATCCACCAGAAGGGTTTTTGTGCCGGACAGGGCCAGCGTGCGCGCAAAGGCGATCGCGGCTGTTGTCTTGCCTTCTTCCGGCACAGCCGAAGTGAACAAGTAGATGCGTCCACCTTCGCCAGGACGCGTGAGCCGCGCGGCCTGTCTGCGGACCTGTCGCAAGCTTTCCGAAAAACCCGACATCGGCGCCTGCCAGATTTGTGATGTCACATCGCCTTCTTCCGGCGTCGAAATGGCAGGCACCGGCAGCGCCACTGGCGCATTCAAAAGATCGCGCAGCTGATCCTCTGACGTCACACCGCCAATCAGGAATTCGTTGATAAAGGCCAGACCGACGCCCACGCCGAACGCCGCCACGATGGCAAGCGCAAGGATCAGCTGGCTGTTGGGAAAAGACGCCTTGGACGGCATCACAGCGCTTGACGCCATCACCGCATCGGAAATCTGCACATCGGCCAGGGTTTCCAACTGCCGCAGACGCCGCAGCAGGTTTTCATAATCAATCCGTGCCGTCGCACTTTCTTGTTGCAGCCGGTAAAACATCGACAGATCGGCAGATGGCAAGTCAGAGGCCAGAGCCGCCTCGCGCAATTCGGCACGCGCGCGCTCTGCGACCTGTGTCAGGTCCGAGATACCCGCCAGAGACGCGTCTCTGTCGCGCGCCGCCATCTCGCGCAGGCGGTTGTCGACATTTGCCAGTTCGGCCCTCAACGCCTCTGCATCGATCCCGCTTGCACTCGGGTTTGTCTCCAGCTGGCGTTGCAAGGCTTCGCGCTGTGCGGCCAGTTCAAGAACGGCTGCGGACAGCAGGTCGCTTTGATCCGCCTGAATGCCACGTCCTTCAACGATGGCGCGCAGCGCCGCGGATTGCTGCCGCAACCCGTCCAGCTGCCCCTGCGCAAGCGAGAAACGATCCCTGACCCCGATCAGGTCTTCGCGGTCGCTATTCTCGACAAAATCGTTAACCACATTTTCGAGGAACCGGTCCGCCTCGGTCTGCAACCGTTCCAGTTCTGCTTGCGCACTATCGATACGGGGCGCCAGAATATCGCGTGAGGCAAGGATCTGGCGGATTTTGTTTTCAACCTGCCGCGTGGTGTAGATCGAGACAAGAAGGTTGGCCAATTCTGCCGCCCTTTCAGGGTCCTCAGATGTGACCGATACCTCGACAAGATAGGTCAAGCCGCGCCTGCGGACCTGAACGGCATCGCCCACACGCCGCAGGATATCTGTCACGGCAGCGCCGGCCTCTCTTGTTGTGTCGGTCTCGATCCCGAGCCAGGCCATGACCTGCGCGCTGCGCGACACTGTCACACCAAACTCCGGATCGGACACCAGATTTGCCTCTGCGATCAAGGCCAACAGAACATCGCTTGATTTCAGGATCGCGACCTCGCCTTCGACCTGCGCGGAAATGGCCGCGCTATTGTTCTGGGATGAAACATCTTCAGACAGAACACCGCGATTTGGCTCGATCGAGACCAGCGCGGTTGCCGTATATTTGGGCGTGACAGCAAATAGATAGATCACAGCCAGCACGATGATGCTGGCAACAGACATAACAATCACGCGGTACTGACGGCGCAGAACGCCGATGAATGCGCTGATGTCGATTTGATCATCAGCGCGCGGGATGTCTTGATGTGTCATTGTCTGCTCGTCCTATCAGGTTTGTAGACTTCAAAAAATTCGGTGGTGGCGTCGCTTGTGCGGGGTATCACGCGCAGCGCTGTCAGACGGTCCGTGGCATAGGCGCCCGTATCGATGCAGCTGGTCTGACCAATCGTGCGGACCTGATCGGCAGCGAAATGCCCAAAGACCAGACGGCCTGCACATTGGGACAGCGCCGTCACATCGCCGGCCGCACCCCAGGTCAAGTCTGCAGCGGTCTGGGCCTCATCGGTTTTGGTGGGATCGAGCCCGGCATGGGTAAAGCGCCAGTCACCCGATCGCACGGCCCGTGGCGCGCGCCTGAGGGCGTCAAGATGCGGGCGCGGGATGCTGGCGCGTAAATGTTGCAGCACTTTGCTGCGCGGCATCCGCATGATGTCGGATTTGGTCAGGTAAATGCCATAGGAGTTCAGCGTCTCGCCGCCGCCATGATCCAGCCAAGCAAGGTTTGCCTCTGGTCGGTCGACAAAAGCGAGAAACATTTCCTCGTGATTGCCAAGAAGGGTCAAGCGACGCACGCCTTTGGGCGCAGGCGCGGTCAGGTGATCAAGCACATGGGCGCTGTGCGGGCCACGGTCGATCAGATCGCCAAGGTAAAGCAGCACCACGTCGCCATAGCTGCGTTGTGTCCAATCCTGCGCCAGCACGGCCTCCATCGCCGCTAGCAGATCGCGCCGCCCATGCACGTCACCAATGGCGTAAATCGCCTCTGGCGGCGGCACATCATGCCAAAACGATGGCGCTGTCGGCGCGGGGCGACGTTTGAAAAAAGACATAATGCCCTTCATCCCTTGGCCCCACGCGACAAGCCCGATGAATTGGGCGCCAGACCAAGGACGATCACGGCCACGAATAAATAGGCGTTCGCGGGCATCTCGAGTGAGAAGTCGAGCAGCGAATGAAGGCCCACAATCACGACCGCGGCAAGGGCAGCATCCGACAGATGTGACACCGGTGTCACGATCTTTGACAGGCTCCGGCGCAGCAGGGCCAGCGCGACAAGCCCAGCCAAGACAATCGGCAAACTGCCCAGAACAATGCCCAGCTCTGACCACAGGGCAAGATAGGTGTTATGGGCAAGGTGCCAATCACGGTCGGGGCTCACGGGCAGGCGTTGATAGGCACGGAATGCCTCGCCAAAATTGTCGAGCCCGACACCAAGCAACGGATTTGCGCGGATCATATCGAGAATGTTCAGGTAAAGATCGATCCGCACGCTCGCATTGTCCGCAGTGCTGCCAAGGCGTTCTGCGACAGCGCCACCATAAAGCAATGCGACCATGATGAGACTAAGCCCGCCAAGAAGCACCAGAGCGAGCGCCACTACACCGACCAGACCTGTGCGTCCGACAATACGCCGCAGGCGCAAGATCACCACGAGGCTCGCGCCAACAAGTGCTACGAACAGCCCCATGCGGGACGCTGTTGCAAAAATGGCCGCAAGACAAAGCAGCGCCACGGTCGCCAGAACAAGCGATCGCATTCTGCCCTCGAGTGGGCTTGCGCGATGTCCGCTGCGGTGCTGCCGGCCCACGCCCGTGTCGTCCGCAAGCGCGCTGGCCAAGGTCAGGCACATCCCCATCGCAAGGAATGTTGCAAAGGAATTGCGGTTCACAAAAGGACCGGTGGCAACGCCGTCATACGCGGGCCTCGTGAAAAAGAGCCATTCCGTGCGATCAATGGTGATCAACCCGTAAACCGCGTAAAACAGAAACCCGACCACCAAAATCGTCGCATAATCCAGCGCGCGCTGGCCACGCGTCAGCGCCTGCAACAGTGTCCAGCCCAGGGCGGCATAGGATAATTGCCGGATCAGCCCATAGATAGCATCGGTGTCGGACGCCGCCCCGCCAACAAGCAAGACATGCAGACATAGCCCTGTCAAAAACACCAGATAAAGCGGGGCCAATCCCGGCGCACCATGGGTCAGAAAACGGATGTGTCGGTTTGACCGTACCAAGCTATATGTGACGATTGCGGCGGCAAAAAACAGGACGCTTGCAAACATCAGCCACCAATGCGGACGAAATCCCCCAACCGCCATCGGCGCGATCACAACGACCGCCAAACAGATCGCGGCCGCAACCCGCACAGCCCATTGCGTCCGTATCCCAGAGTTCGCCTTATCCACGAATTTCTCTCCGCAGGGCGTTCAGGAACCTTTGTCGGTCGAGGGCAGGCAATGCGTCGGCGATCCGGTCGACAATGGGGCGCAGTTCTGCCATCTGCACGTAAAGCGAGGCGGCAATTGTCACACCACGGCCAGAGCCGATCAGAACAGGCAGCTCCCCTTCCAGCAGGCCGCCATTTTGCGTCAGCTGTTCTGGTGAAAAGGCGAGTAGTCCGATCCGGATACGGTAGAGGATCATGGCCAGATCGGTTGGCGCCAGCGCCAAAGAGTGCCGGAGCATCTGGTCCACAGCAGCAAGATCACCCGCGGCCAGTTGCTCGACCGCCAAAACGGCATGTATCTCCGCCAGTTCCAGCCCCGATGCCTGCGCATGATGCGCCTGGATCGCACAATTGTCGGTAATTGCCTGTCTGACTTCTGCGGCTTGAAAGGACAATCCCTGCGAAGAAAGAAGAAACAGACAGCTCGACAGCAACCGGCGTTGGTGACGGCTTCCCGAGGATATCGGCAACGCAACAGGAGGATCCGTCCAGAATAGGATAGAGGACGCCCTCTCGTCGGGACCGACAAAGGCTGCCGAAAGCTCACGTGATGCAAGGCCGGCACTCACGGCGCCGAGCGTCACCAGAATAACCATGGCTGCGATGGAAATAATTGCCGTAAATAGTTTCATTAAGGCACTGTAAACTTTATTATATTCATGATTAAAGCTTTTTATAATGGCTCTTGAGTGAGACTGATCTAACTTTTACTACCAAAATGCAACTGATTGTCGACCTGAAGCGACAAAATGTGGGAGCAGCCAGATGGAGCCGGTAGCGGGAATTGGGGCAGGCTTTGCGCAAGCGATACTTGGTCTCGCAGACTTGCTGAAAGGAACCTCCGCCCCGGGCATGGTTGCGCTTACTCTTTTTGTGGCGACAGGTGGGATGATGCTGATAGCCCATATCCGGTTTTTGCGGGCCTGCTCCTATCCCAAAGACCTTACCCTCGTGCTGAAAACAAAGCAGCGTTCCATCACGCGCGCACTGGTGACGGGCCTTCATATACCACTGCCAAAGCGAAATTACGGGCCAGTCTCCGCACGTCAGATGCGGGTTTGGACAGCTTTTTGCGACGAATTGTTGTACACATCAGATGCATCAGGGCGCGCAGCCAGCCCCATCGATCCAGCATTCGCGCTGTCGCGCGAGGCGCTTGGTCTGCGCCTTGGCATCTGGCGCATTGTGCCAGCGACACTGGTCGGCATTGGCCTGGTTTTGACCTTTCTTGGCCTGATCGCCGCATTGCGAGAGGCGGGCGTTTCCATCACCGCATCGGGAACTGATCCCGATATGGTCAAACAGGCACTGTCCGACCTTTTAACGATCGCGAGCGCGAAATTCATCATGTCGCTCGCAGGGCTCACCGGGTCGATTGTGTTCGGCGTTTTCCTGAAGTTCTGGGAGGTGCGGCTCGAAACAATCGCCACCGCGCTCTCTGACGAGGTGCGAAGCCGGTTGGATGTCGTGACACCAGAACGCGCCTTGCAGCAGCTGCTTGCGTCGTCCCACCGCCTGGAGGGGCTGCTCAAGGCTGCGAAGCTCTAATGTTTCAGCGCCGCGTCATCAATGATCACGACGAGGAAGAGAGCATCTTCATCTCGATGACGGATTTGACCGTTTCGATGATGCTTTTACTTGTCATCCTGCTTGGCTTTTTTGCGTCTCAATTCCGTGACGCAAACCTTCTCGAACAAGCCGAGCAACGATCCGAGGAAGTGCGCGCCCTGCAAGTGGTTGCGGCGCAAACAGAGCGCGACATGCGCGCTTTGACGCAATTCGTGACAACGCTGGAAGCCGCGTTGCTGACATCTCAAGCAGAAGGCATTGCCTTGAAAGAAGACCTGCGGACAGCGGCACTTGCCAGCGCAGAACAGGCAGAGCTGTTTTCTGCACAGCTGGGGGCAAAGCAAGCTGAGAACGTAGCGCTGCGATCCGAGAGTGCGGCGTTGGAGCAGAGAGCCGCTAGTCTTGAGGCTGAGCGTGATCGCGCGACGGCCGCACTTGAACAAGCGACAGCAGCGTTTGAAGAAGGCTTGACGATTGCCCTCTCAGATGCGGCAGAACTTGAGGCCAGATTGCAAAGAGCTGAGGCTCTGCTTGCCGCAGAACGCGCGCGGGCTTTTGCGCTTGAAGATGATCTTGAAAGTGCCACCGAGGCTTTGTCTGCGCAGCAGACAGACAGTCTCGCTTCGCAAGAGCAGCGCCTTGCGAATGCGGCGCTTGAAAGGCAGGTGATCGCACAGACAGCGAAGGTTGTGGCATTGCAGTCAGAACTGCAGTCATTGGAGACCTTGCTAAGCGCCGTCATGCAAAGCACGACGTCACTTTTGGGCAATAGAGCGCCAAAGCGACCGACAGCACTGGCTCCTTAACAAAGCGGCGCCACGCTTCAATCCCACCTGTCGTGCGTCCGATCAAGACAGTGCAGTCCGAGCTCGCGGCTGGCGTAAAGACATGTCGCGGGTCACCGGACATATCGTATGTTGCATCAAAGGACTCAAAGGCTCGATTCGGCCCCGGTCAATCAAATTTGTCCCATTATGGAACATTATGTGGCGCATATCGTTAGTTATATCTAAGGTTTAAAGCATCGCGCCGCCCACCATGAGACCCAAAATGGAAAATTTGAACATTACGGTGCTTCTCTATATAGTTCGAGAACTAGGGACCATGTGGCGGAAGTTATGACAAACGGCTTGATGCGCTTAGCGGATCTGAGACAGCTTCTATTGGATATGGAGCGTGATTTTGGGCTCGATGACCTGCCGGAGCAAGAGACCCGCCTGCTCTATGCCATGGCTATGCAGACCCGCGAGAAATCAGAGGTTTCGTTGGTTGAACTGCAGGAGCATCCTTTGACGGCTGACATATCGCGCAGTACCTTTTTCCGTGCACTCAAGCATCTTGCACAGCGTGGTTACATCGAGAAAACCGGCCTTGAAAAACGCGCAGGCTACAAGCTTTTGAAGTAGCGGCCCTTCTTGTAACGAGCTCGGCGATAGGCGACACGGGATGCCTCGCGACCATGTGAAAGCGTGCAGAGGCGGCTCCGCGCTATTAACGCAAGACTATCACAATTGCTCCGGGAGACCTGCCGCCCTCCACCATGGCCCCCCTCTTGCAGGCCTTCCGTGACGCGCTGGGCCGGGCTTTCAGACCTCGCGCCTGTGTGCCGCGATCTATGCTAACGATCCTGGCGACGGGCCGAGATAGATGATGCTGCATGCGCAACTTCACAGCAAAATTGACATTGGGCGACAGTCATGATGCGCAAGATGGCGGTTGCGGGTCACACCATGCGCCATAAGGACGATCCACCAAAACACAGCGTCACTTTTCCGCATCATGCTGAACCTGTGCTGAACCAAATAGCGACCACAAATAACACCCGACACAAAAAGCGGCCAATAGTCTGATTTTTTGTGGTTATATGGCGCACCCGACAGGATTCGAACCTGTGGCCTCTGCCTTCGGAGGGCAGCGCTCTATCCAGCTGAGCTACGGGTGCAATAGGCGTTCTATAGCGGCCCCGCTGCGGGGTCGCAATGCAAAAACATCAGCTGAACAGATCGTGGCACAGTTCCAGCGCGTCGATCAGCACATCGACTTCTTCGACCGTGTTATAGACCCCGAATGACGCGCGGCAGGTCGCGGGCACGCCGATATGATCCATCAGCGGCATCGCGCAATGCGAGCCTGCGCGCACGGCCACGCCTTTCTTGTCCAGCACGGTGGAAATGTCATGCGCATGCGCCGCCCCGTCCAATGTGAACGAAAAGATCGCGCCCTTGGTGTCCGACGTGCCCTGCACCTGCACCCAATTCAGCCCGTCCAGCCGGTCGCGGGCATAATTGCGCAAAAGCCGTTCATGTTCGGCGATATTGGCCATGCCCAGCCCGGTCATGTAATCCAGCGCCACCCCCAGCCCGATCATCTGCACGATGCCGGGTGTGCCGGCCTCGAACATCATCGGGGGATCGTTCCAGGTCACCGCATCGCGCGATACATCGCGGATCATGTCACCGCCGCCCAGAAAGGGGCGCATTTCGGCCATCCGTTCCTTGCGCACATAGATCGCGCCCGACCCCGAAGGACCATAAAGCTTATGCCCGGTGATCGCATAGAAATCGCAGCCCAAAGCCTGCACATCGACGGGCATATGCACGGCGGCCTGTGATCCATCCACCAGCACCGGCACGCCTTTGGCCTGCGCGGCCGCCGTGATCTTGGCGATATCCACCACCGTGCCCAAAACATTGGACATATGGGTGATCGCGACCAGCTTGGTTTTCGGGCCGATGGCGTCGATCACCTTTTGCGGGTCCAGATCGCCGCGTGTATCGACATCGACCCATTTGATCACCACGCCTTGGCGTTCGCGCAGGAAATGCCACGGCACGATATTGGCGTGATGTTCCATGATCGACAGCACGATTTCATCGCCTGCCTCCATCCGCGGCATGGCCCAGCCATAGGCGACCATATTGATCCCCTCGGTGGTGCCGGAATTCATGATGATCTCATCCTCGGACCCGGCATTGAGGAACCGTGCGATCGTGCCGCGCACGGCCTCGTATTTCTCGGTGGCGAGGTTGGACAGGTAATGCAGGCCCCGATGCACATTGGCATATTCATGGGCATAGGCCTGTGTGACCGCGTCTATCACCACCTGCGGTTTCTGCGCCGAGGCACCATTATCAAGATAAACCAATGGCTTGCCATTGACCTGCCGCGACAGGATGGGAAAATCGGCGCGTATTTTCGCGACATCTAGGGTCATATTTGACCTCCGGTTGGGGCGACGCCCAGGACTGTCAGAACGATCCCCGCGATCAGCGCAGTCCCGATCACGGCGAAAAGCAAGGTGCCAAAGGCTTTGCCCAGGCTGTCAAAGCGATGCATCACATTGACGAAATTCACCAGGCAGCGCAGCAGGATCGCCAGCGACACAAGCCCAAAGATAGAGGCGATCTGCGGGCTGATCACCACCAGCAGGACCTGCACGGCCTCGAGCGCGACACTGATTGACTGGAACATGACGATCACGGTCAGGCTGTCTTCGACACTGCCCTGCCCGCCCATCATCCGGCCGATATGATAGATCGTATAGACCAGCAGGAACAGAAAGATCGTGATGATCATCGCATAGCGGAACGGTGTCAGCACCATGCCCGGCTGCATCATCACCGGCATCGGCGAGGCGGCCTGCAACAGCGCCAGCATCAGCACATTCAGCACCGCCACCAGCGCCAGCGCGGTCCATAGATTGCCCAGCCCCAGCCGCCAATCCAGCACCTGCCTTGCGGCACCCGCAGGGTCGGTGATCGCCCCCCACAGGGCGCGCGTCGCAGATTGCATCGTGATATTCATGGTCTGCTTTCTGCTTCACGCATTGATTGCACCCAGATCACCGCAAAAGCGGCCAGCCAGAATGCGCCGACGATATTGGTTTCCAGCCCCGGCCCGATAAAGCCGCGCGTCATGCCATGCAACAGGATCGCGGGCGTGGTCGCCAGCATGGTCCAGAACAGGGCGATCCGCGCGCCATACATCGTGCCTTTGCCACCCAATAGCTTTGCCACAAGATGTGTGGCCCCGCCCAGAAAATACAAGAACAGCGGCCAGACCATCAACCAGGCCACGAATTCATAGGCCATCAGACGGTCCAATGCGGGCACCTCTGCACCGGGCGGCAGGTCAAACCCCGCCGCCATGCGCGACAGGCGCGGCCATTGCGCGACAAAGATCACGAAACAGGCGATCATCAGATAGGCAATCGCGCGATCCTCGCGCCGTCCTTGATCCAATATGCTGCGCATCACCGCACGCGGCGCGCGCCATGTCCGCACGATGTCGCTGGTGACCGGCATCAGGCCCGCCGTGCCAGCCAGCCTTCCAGCCGGGTCTGCAATTCCGCGGCCAGCGCCTGATCCTCGATTTCGGCCAAGGCTTCGGCCAGAAAGGACAGGGTCAGCAGGTTGCGCGCGACTTCCATCGGCACCCCGCGCGACCGCAGATAGAACAGCGCGGTTTCGTCAATGGCCCCGGTGGTGGACCCATGCGAACAGGCGACATCATCGGCATAGATTTCCAGTTCCGGCTTGGCCAGAAACTGGCTGTCATCATCCAGCAGCAAAGATTGGCTGATCTGGTAGCCATCGGTCTTTTGCGCGCCCTGTTTGACAAGGATCTTGCCCTGAAACACGCCCACGGCCCCGTTGCGCAACACTTTCTTGAACACCTGTCGGCTTTCACCGCGTAGCGCGTCATGGGTCACGAAAACCGTGTCATCATGGTGGAAATCATCCCCATCCCCGACACAAGCCCCCGCAACATGCGCCACCGCATCATCGCCCCGGATATCGATCACGCATTCATTGCGCGTCAGCACGCCGTTAAAGGTCAGCGTGAAGGATTTGAACACGGATTCCGCCGCCAGCTGCGCGAAACAATGCGTCACCGCACGGCGTTCATGGTCGTTGCCCTGCGCGCGGATATGATGAAACTGGCCCGCTGCGGCGATATCAACCTCCAGGCAGGTGGACAGGCGCGCGGCACCGGGGCCGGTTTCCAGCAAGGTCAGGCTGGCGCCCGCCTCGACCCGGATCACATGATGCAATGTCGCGTCGGATGTTTCCGATTGGTGCAGATAGACCAGATGCACCGGTTTGTGCACCGCGCCGG from Yoonia vestfoldensis encodes the following:
- a CDS encoding cysteine desulfurase, yielding MTLDVAKIRADFPILSRQVNGKPLVYLDNGASAQKPQVVIDAVTQAYAHEYANVHRGLHYLSNLATEKYEAVRGTIARFLNAGSEDEIIMNSGTTEGINMVAYGWAMPRMEAGDEIVLSIMEHHANIVPWHFLRERQGVVIKWVDVDTRGDLDPQKVIDAIGPKTKLVAITHMSNVLGTVVDIAKITAAAQAKGVPVLVDGSQAAVHMPVDVQALGCDFYAITGHKLYGPSGSGAIYVRKERMAEMRPFLGGGDMIRDVSRDAVTWNDPPMMFEAGTPGIVQMIGLGVALDYMTGLGMANIAEHERLLRNYARDRLDGLNWVQVQGTSDTKGAIFSFTLDGAAHAHDISTVLDKKGVAVRAGSHCAMPLMDHIGVPATCRASFGVYNTVEEVDVLIDALELCHDLFS
- a CDS encoding O-antigen ligase family protein, with translation MFASVLFFAAAIVTYSLVRSNRHIRFLTHGAPGLAPLYLVFLTGLCLHVLLVGGAASDTDAIYGLIRQLSYAALGWTLLQALTRGQRALDYATILVVGFLFYAVYGLITIDRTEWLFFTRPAYDGVATGPFVNRNSFATFLAMGMCLTLASALADDTGVGRQHRSGHRASPLEGRMRSLVLATVALLCLAAIFATASRMGLFVALVGASLVVILRLRRIVGRTGLVGVVALALVLLGGLSLIMVALLYGGAVAERLGSTADNASVRIDLYLNILDMIRANPLLGVGLDNFGEAFRAYQRLPVSPDRDWHLAHNTYLALWSELGIVLGSLPIVLAGLVALALLRRSLSKIVTPVSHLSDAALAAVVIVGLHSLLDFSLEMPANAYLFVAVIVLGLAPNSSGLSRGAKG
- a CDS encoding MarR family transcriptional regulator, with amino-acid sequence MTNGLMRLADLRQLLLDMERDFGLDDLPEQETRLLYAMAMQTREKSEVSLVELQEHPLTADISRSTFFRALKHLAQRGYIEKTGLEKRAGYKLLK
- a CDS encoding metallophosphoesterase; protein product: MSFFKRRPAPTAPSFWHDVPPPEAIYAIGDVHGRRDLLAAMEAVLAQDWTQRSYGDVVLLYLGDLIDRGPHSAHVLDHLTAPAPKGVRRLTLLGNHEEMFLAFVDRPEANLAWLDHGGGETLNSYGIYLTKSDIMRMPRSKVLQHLRASIPRPHLDALRRAPRAVRSGDWRFTHAGLDPTKTDEAQTAADLTWGAAGDVTALSQCAGRLVFGHFAADQVRTIGQTSCIDTGAYATDRLTALRVIPRTSDATTEFFEVYKPDRTSRQ
- a CDS encoding GumC family protein, coding for MTHQDIPRADDQIDISAFIGVLRRQYRVIVMSVASIIVLAVIYLFAVTPKYTATALVSIEPNRGVLSEDVSSQNNSAAISAQVEGEVAILKSSDVLLALIAEANLVSDPEFGVTVSRSAQVMAWLGIETDTTREAGAAVTDILRRVGDAVQVRRRGLTYLVEVSVTSEDPERAAELANLLVSIYTTRQVENKIRQILASRDILAPRIDSAQAELERLQTEADRFLENVVNDFVENSDREDLIGVRDRFSLAQGQLDGLRQQSAALRAIVEGRGIQADQSDLLSAAVLELAAQREALQRQLETNPSASGIDAEALRAELANVDNRLREMAARDRDASLAGISDLTQVAERARAELREAALASDLPSADLSMFYRLQQESATARIDYENLLRRLRQLETLADVQISDAVMASSAVMPSKASFPNSQLILALAIVAAFGVGVGLAFINEFLIGGVTSEDQLRDLLNAPVALPVPAISTPEEGDVTSQIWQAPMSGFSESLRQVRRQAARLTRPGEGGRIYLFTSAVPEEGKTTAAIAFARTLALSGTKTLLVDFDLRKPSIAHRIGAPASTALLDALSGRATDADLARCHFHEPETGLDILVGGGRSDLPTDTLVSSTRTVQFLYKLRKEFDAIVIDTAPVLPVVDTLYLTPYADLVVMMVRYAATNQRDVRRAAERIRGDMHQGVHVLPVLSMERRGKKAYYYGGYYSGYSSRT